In the genome of Hemiscyllium ocellatum isolate sHemOce1 chromosome 12, sHemOce1.pat.X.cur, whole genome shotgun sequence, one region contains:
- the LOC132820640 gene encoding uncharacterized protein LOC132820640: MGRGQGPGSAVRVWGHGEGAGTGERCQGLGAWGGGRDRGALSGSGGLGRGQGPGSSVRVWGPGEGAGTGERCQGLRAWGGGRDRGALSGSEGLGRGQGPGSAVRVWGPGEGAGTGERCQGLGAGTGEHCQGLGAGTGEHCQGLGAWGGGRDRGALSGSGEGAGTGERCQGLGAGTGEHCQGLGAGTGEHCQGLGAGTGEHCQGLGAGTGEHCQGLGAWGGDRDRGALSGSGGRDRGALSGSGGLGRGQGPGSTVRVWGPGEGDRDRGALSGSGGWGGGRDRGALSGSGEGAGTGERCQGLGAWGGGQGPGSTVRVWGPGEGAGTGERCQGLGRGQGPGCSGRTLVMHWAGPDVALGVVWRCTGRDLVVDGVGRGPERAGV, translated from the coding sequence atggggagggggcagggacCGGGGAGCGCTGTCAGGGTCTGGGGGCatggggagggggcagggacCGGGGAGCGCTGTCAGGGTCTGGGGGCCTGGGGAGGGGGCAGGGACCGGGGAGCGCTGTCAGGGTCTGGGGGCCTGGGGAGGGGGCAGGGACCGGGGAGCTCTGTCAGGGTCTGGGGGCCTGGGGAGGGGGCAGGGACCGGGGAGCGCTGTCAGGGTCTGAGGGCCTGGGGAGGGGGCAGGGACCGGGGAGCGCTGTCAGGGTCTGAGGGCCTGGGGAGGGGGCAGGGACCGGGGAGCGCTGTCAGGGTCTGGGGGCCTGGGGAGGGGGCAGGGACCGGGGAGCGCTGTCAGGGTCTGGGGGCAGGGACCGGGGAGCACTGTCAGGGTCTGGGGGCAGGGACCGGGGAGCACTGTCAGGGTCTGGGGGCCTGGGGAGGGGGCAGGGACCGGGGAGCTCTGTCAGGGTCTGGGGAGGGGGCAGGGACCGGGGAGCGCTGTCAGGGTCTGGGGGCAGGGACCGGGGAGCACTGTCAGGGTCTGGGGGCAGGGACCGGGGAGCACTGTCAGGGTCTGGGGGCAGGGACCGGGGAGCACTGTCAGGGTCTGGGGGCAGGGACCGGGGAGCACTGTCAGGGTCTGGGGGCCTGGGGAGGGGACAGGGACCGGGGAGCGCTGTCAGGGTCTGGGGGCAGGGACCGGGGAGCACTGTCAGGGTCTGGGGGCCTGGGGAGGGGGCAGGGACCGGGGAGCACTGTCAGGGTCTGGGGGcctggggagggggacagggaccGGGGAGCACTGTCAGGGTCTGGGGGCTGGGGAGGGGGCAGGGACCGGGGAGCACTGTCAGGGTCTGGGGAGGGGGCAGGGACCGGGGAGCGCTGTCAGGGTCTGGGGGcctggggagggggacagggaccGGGGAGCACTGTCAGGGTCTGGGGGCCTGGGGAGGGGGCAGGGACCGGGGAGCGCTGTCAGGGTCTGGGGAGGGGGCAGGGACCGGGGTGCTCTGGGCGGACCCTGGTGATGCACTGGGCGGGTCCTGACGTCGCACTGGGCGTGGTCTGGCGGTGCACTGGGCGGGACCTGGTGGTGGACGGAGTGGGGCGGGGCCCGGAGCGGGCCGGAGTCTGA